The DNA window CTCAGCCGCCCCTGCTCGATGCGCTTGGCAAACACCCACACCCCCGTCCCGTCAAAATACAGCAGCTTTAGGCGGTTGCGCGTCTTGTTCGTAAAGGCGAACAGCGCCCCGCCCTTGGGATCTTCGCCCAAGTGGTCCCGTGCCACCGCCCACAGCCCGTCAAACTGCTTGCGCATGTCCACCGGCTCCACCGCCACAAAAACTCGCAGCTGATGGGGCAAGCTCAGCATCGCAACGCCTTGACCAATGCCGCCAGCGACTGCGCATCGCCCCCGCGCAAGATCAGCCCCTCCGGCAAACATACCTCCAACAAAGAGGCCCCGCAGGACGGCACCGTCATCTCATGGAAAAGAGGTTTAGACTCGACGCCTCCACCTGCCTGACTGCGCTCGCGACGCTGCTTGAGCCAGTACACCAGCGTGTTGTAGGCCACTCCCTCGCGCCGCGCAAAGGCCTTCTGCGTCAATCCGCTCCCATCGTAGCTCTCAAGTAAACGCTCACGCTCCTCACGACTCTCGATCCGACGACCCCGACTGTCGCGCTTCGCCCCCGTATCCACCAACTCCAAATCCATCCACAAATCTTACACCAGACTGCCTGCTTTGAAAAGTGGGACCAAGCCCGGACGGTTACGCTTCCGTGAGCGCACCCTGTGGTCCCTCCAGAACGCATTCACCGAAGCCCTCAAGGGAAACCTCAACCTCCTGCCCACCAGAACCGAACGCCTCCACCGGCTCCTCGACGCCCACGCCGGGGTTAACTGAGGAGCGGACGGCGGGAGGCAGCCCAAGGAATGCCTCCGCTGTCCCCGAGCAGGCCGGAGGCGAACAATAAAAGAAGCCGCTTGGGGTACGGCTTCTTTTTAGCTCGAAAAACATCTCAGCGAAACAGCCAAAACGAAAACGTCCAATGTTTAAATTATTGTCATGACCCCTTCTGGTTCTGTGACCCCTTCTGAGGAGCGGGGGCTGGCTTTGTTTGCCTGTCCTCAACATCCTTGGGTTGCTTAACCTTCCTTCTTTCAACTTGATGATAGCGTTTCATCAAATCAAAAACCTCTTTGATGTTCTCAGGGCTGCTCGTAATCACGAGGTCATATTTGTAAGGCCTCATGACGGATATCGCATCTATCGCATAAGGTGACAGCGATAGTTGGCTGTGCGGAACACTCAGGAAATCAATCCCTTCATTCTGGATAAAACGAACAAGCTCAAACTCTTCACTACTGTAGCTTGTATCGTGATAATCCAATGGGTCGATGCCCTCCTCGGGAACAGAGGGTGGATAATTCTGGCTCTCGTTGACCGTGATAATCCATGTTTCCAAGTGTTCCCTTCCATTGTCCAGATTGCTCCGATCAGGAGCGAAGACATCTTCTGCGCCCGAAGCCTGACATGCCGTAAACAGGATTGGGACGAGAAAGAAGGCAGTCAGAGGCAGCTTCATTGGTTACGCCTCCACTGCTTCGATTTACAGTCATAAGTCCATG is part of the Ruficoccus amylovorans genome and encodes:
- the tnpB gene encoding IS66 family insertion sequence element accessory protein TnpB (TnpB, as the term is used for proteins encoded by IS66 family insertion elements, is considered an accessory protein, since TnpC, encoded by a neighboring gene, is a DDE family transposase.) — encoded protein: MLSLPHQLRVFVAVEPVDMRKQFDGLWAVARDHLGEDPKGGALFAFTNKTRNRLKLLYFDGTGVWVFAKRIEQGRLSWPIGSDTRKLTITPAAMTMLMNGIDLKQGTLKAWYER
- the tnpA gene encoding IS66 family insertion sequence element accessory protein TnpA; protein product: MDLELVDTGAKRDSRGRRIESREERERLLESYDGSGLTQKAFARREGVAYNTLVYWLKQRRERSQAGGGVESKPLFHEMTVPSCGASLLEVCLPEGLILRGGDAQSLAALVKALRC